The DNA segment ataaaaatgtgaggtttgtAGCATACAAAAGCACTCAAAGTCAAACATAATTATGGCTAAATTTCCACTTGATCCACACCGGtaagagaaaatatatattatgatttaaaatattacataaaagtgatatatatttaattcaaatttacaaactcaggtagtcgttgaagagaatattctagattatggagtttcaattctatgcttaTTAACCTAATCAAAAAAGGCACGTGCGACatctatgaatttgcccttgcaatggttgtatcatagtaattgttgattggatggaaaaagatcatatctgtaaggtatcaaatttttcaatttccatataaaattggaaataaataacggaaaattggagtgtaatgaatttttgagtaggagacctaaacataatacaatttatacataagaaattcacgttataatattgtgtattttctaattaaataaagggaattattaaaaattgtggacgttttatttttaatattctaaattcaatcataatttataccagtgtaagatttatggttaggaatttttatcgatataaagctatcgatacaaaattatcgataatatcgattgaATAAGGAACGTCCCTAGAgacgagcagatttatagtaagttggcagccttgcgtgttattttttctgcgtaatgttggtacaaaatataactcTACTGGGCTCatgtatgtgtgcgtgagctcaaattcaatgtactaagtgccgcctcttcttacgtagtatattacttactctatgataATCACAAGTAAATCCTTGCATGTGCCACTGTGCGTGTTaagtttgtttacaattttcagTTTTGATTATCGTCATAAGTACCGCACCATACCCTGCAACGTCgaattataaaagtatatagGCATTTAATCATTGGAATAAATATATACGCATTCAACAACATTCAACTACTCGTACAGAATGTCGCAAGCAAACATCGACGaagcaattttaaaatacgaaaatatcATCAACAATGTTCTCAAAGAGGATTTGAGAGTGTTAGAAATGAGATTACAGCAAATAAATGCAGAGACTTCCGATTTGATACAACAGAGGCACGCATTAAAAGTGATTACAGACAAGAATATACATCCAAATGGATTCAAAGCTCAGGTGAATATAGGCTGTAATTTTTTCATGGAAGCGGCCGTCAGCGATACTTCGTCATTATTGATGAATATAggtttaaatcattatttagaGTTCAGCATAGAGgaagctaataaatatttagacgCAAGAATAAAGGCATATGAGCAGAAATCTGAAGAATTGCGAGAAAAGGCGGCACAGACCAAGGCACATATTAAGCTGATATTGTTTGGTATATCAGAACTACAGCGTGGTGCAAGGTGATTACTGtggtgcaaaataaaattttgttttaaaatcttttcttCTGTTCCATAAGGACAGAGAGGATAGAATAAGTTTACAAAAAGAATACAGTGTTATTGACaatgagttttgttttttttatggcatACAGTTTTATGTCCTGTTCAGTATGCATCagaaaatattacacttaaaagaGAATAACCAAGTCGGCGATGAAAGGTCACATCAGCGAATGCTCTGTGAAAACAATACTGATTTTAACTTGTAAGCCAATATATAAAGACCTTTATACCAATAAGGAGCCATATTAGGTTTTAAAATACCCATAATAAGCTAATATGCTGTGTGTTAGTATCAGTGGGAATGagtccatataaaccgattcctgcTGGTATCCTTTTATGTGGAATCTGATTatcagaacaatttgcagactgcattcatTCATAtcagtacctacatattatgtCGGGTTAgaaaaatttcatctttcacTACTGATTCAATACTTAATATCAAGCTTTAACtggatattataaatttatataagtgtTCTTCATACTAAGATGTGATTAGTATCGAGATGTTATTTGTTGTAGCctgaaaaggaaaataaaaagcctGCTTTAAGAACTATTGcatttttggtttaaaattaatattgtcaatataaaatttattttattgcacaacATGATGaggctttttattttcctggtcacaCTTTAGAATACACAGttgtaaattgttaattaatgcTACATATTGTTAAGTGTTATGAAAATTTTGGATTATATTCCAATTACTGAAACTCAATTATGTATTCTGTTTCATTTAACCCTGTTGAGTTTGCAGTTTTATGTGTCAGACGAgaattcttaaattatatagagcggacattgggaagattaatagaaaaaaattgtaCTTGTGTGATGGTACTTAGTCAACCGTGAAATagtaaaacatcaatg comes from the Manduca sexta isolate Smith_Timp_Sample1 chromosome 13, JHU_Msex_v1.0, whole genome shotgun sequence genome and includes:
- the LOC115449921 gene encoding protein UXT homolog, translating into MSQANIDEAILKYENIINNVLKEDLRVLEMRLQQINAETSDLIQQRHALKVITDKNIHPNGFKAQVNIGCNFFMEAAVSDTSSLLMNIGLNHYLEFSIEEANKYLDARIKAYEQKSEELREKAAQTKAHIKLILFGISELQRGAR